A region from the uncultured Stenotrophomonas sp. genome encodes:
- a CDS encoding N-acetylmuramyl-L-alanine amidase, negative regulator of AmpC, AmpD, with amino-acid sequence MPFIHAASLPYEPLLPAREPAAVDLVVIHCTELPDLATAREYGERVLYASGTGNSGHYYIDRDGSIHQYVDVLRVAHHVRGFNPRSVGIELVNRGRYPHWLDSRHQAMDEPYPRVQIDALVALLHWLPAQLPALRWIAGHEELDVEQVPASDDPALRVPRKRDPGPRFPWEEVLAAVPLQRMPRHS; translated from the coding sequence GTCCCTGCCCTACGAACCGTTGCTGCCGGCGCGCGAGCCGGCGGCGGTCGACCTGGTGGTGATCCACTGCACCGAACTGCCGGACCTGGCAACGGCGCGCGAATACGGCGAGCGCGTGCTCTACGCCAGTGGTACCGGCAACAGTGGCCATTACTACATCGATCGCGACGGCAGCATCCACCAGTACGTGGACGTGCTGCGCGTGGCCCACCACGTGCGTGGTTTCAACCCGCGTTCGGTAGGTATCGAACTGGTCAACCGCGGCCGCTACCCGCATTGGCTGGACTCGCGCCACCAGGCGATGGACGAACCCTATCCGCGTGTGCAGATCGATGCATTGGTCGCGCTGCTGCACTGGCTGCCAGCGCAATTGCCGGCGCTGCGTTGGATCGCCGGCCACGAGGAACTGGATGTCGAGCAGGTGCCGGCCAGCGACGACCCGGCGCTGCGGGTGCCGCGCAAGCGCGACCCGGGGCCGCGGTTCCCGTGGGAGGAAGTGCTGGCGGCAGTCCCCCTGCAACGCATGCCACGCCACTCGTAG